From a single Camelus bactrianus isolate YW-2024 breed Bactrian camel chromosome 11, ASM4877302v1, whole genome shotgun sequence genomic region:
- the NUDT13 gene encoding NAD(P)H pyrophosphatase NUDT13, mitochondrial isoform X5 produces the protein MAPVVITLVSDGTRCLLARQSFFPKGMYSALAGFCDIGESLEETVRREVAEEVGLEVERLHYSASQHWPFPNSSLMIACHATVKPGQTEIRLNLRELEAAAWFRHDEVAIALRRNNPYTQQQNGAFPFCLPPKFAIAHQLIKEWVEKPIRFTLPV, from the exons ATGGCTCCTGTGGTGATCACTCTGGTGTCAGATGGAACTCGATGCCTGCTTGCCCGCCAAAGTTTCTTTCCCAAGGGAATGTATTCTGCCTTGGCAGGTTTTTGTGATATAG GTGAAAGTCTGGAAGAGACTGTCCGGCGAGAAGTTGCAGAAGAGGTGGGATTGGAGGTGGAAAGGCTGCACTACTCTGCATCCCAGCACTGGCCCTTTCCTAATAGCTCACTCATGATTGCTTGTCATGCAACGGTGAAACCAGGGCAGACAGAG ATCCGGTTGAACTTGAGAGAACtagaagcagctgcctggttcaGGCACGATGAGGTGGCCATAGCCCTGAGGAGAAACAACCCATACACTCAGCAACAGAATGGGGCTTTCCCATTCTGTTTGCCCCCAAAGTTCGCTATTGCCCACCAACTGATTAAGGAGTGGGTGGAAAAACCAATCCGTTTTACCCTGCCTGTTTAG
- the NUDT13 gene encoding NAD(P)H pyrophosphatase NUDT13, mitochondrial isoform X2 — protein sequence MSLRHELERLLGKFGQDSQRIEDSVLIGCSEQQEAWFALDLGLNSSSSINASLQKPEVEKELTGSFTELRKALYQLNVKDASLLSTAQALLRWHDTHQFCSRSGQPTKKNMAGSKRVCSSNQIIYYPQMAPVVITLVSDGTRCLLARQSFFPKGMYSALAGFCDIGESLEETVRREVAEEVGLEVERLHYSASQHWPFPNSSLMIACHATVKPGQTEIRLNLRELEAAAWFRHDEVAIALRRNNPYTQQQNGAFPFCLPPKFAIAHQLIKEWVEKPIRFTLPV from the exons GTGCTGATTGGATGCTCCGAACAGCAAGAAGCATGGTTTGCTCTGGATCTAGGTCTAAATAGCTCCTCTTCCATAAATG cttccttgcaGAAACCTGAAGTGGAGAAAGAGCTCACAGGGTCTTTCACTGAGCTGAGGAAGGCTCTCTATCAGCTGAATGTGAAGGATGCCTCCTTGTTATCCACG GCTCAAGCTCTTCTCCGCTGGCATGACACTCATCAGTTCTGCAGCAGAAGTGGGCAGCCCACCAAGAAGAACATGGCTGGCAGCAAGCGTGTGTGCTCTTCCAATCAGATCATCTATTATCCACAG ATGGCTCCTGTGGTGATCACTCTGGTGTCAGATGGAACTCGATGCCTGCTTGCCCGCCAAAGTTTCTTTCCCAAGGGAATGTATTCTGCCTTGGCAGGTTTTTGTGATATAG GTGAAAGTCTGGAAGAGACTGTCCGGCGAGAAGTTGCAGAAGAGGTGGGATTGGAGGTGGAAAGGCTGCACTACTCTGCATCCCAGCACTGGCCCTTTCCTAATAGCTCACTCATGATTGCTTGTCATGCAACGGTGAAACCAGGGCAGACAGAG ATCCGGTTGAACTTGAGAGAACtagaagcagctgcctggttcaGGCACGATGAGGTGGCCATAGCCCTGAGGAGAAACAACCCATACACTCAGCAACAGAATGGGGCTTTCCCATTCTGTTTGCCCCCAAAGTTCGCTATTGCCCACCAACTGATTAAGGAGTGGGTGGAAAAACCAATCCGTTTTACCCTGCCTGTTTAG
- the NUDT13 gene encoding NAD(P)H pyrophosphatase NUDT13, mitochondrial isoform X4 → MAGSKRVCSSNQIIYYPQMAPVVITLVSDGTRCLLARQSFFPKGMYSALAGFCDIGESLEETVRREVAEEVGLEVERLHYSASQHWPFPNSSLMIACHATVKPGQTEIRLNLRELEAAAWFRHDEVAIALRRNNPYTQQQNGAFPFCLPPKFAIAHQLIKEWVEKPIRFTLPV, encoded by the exons ATGGCTGGCAGCAAGCGTGTGTGCTCTTCCAATCAGATCATCTATTATCCACAG ATGGCTCCTGTGGTGATCACTCTGGTGTCAGATGGAACTCGATGCCTGCTTGCCCGCCAAAGTTTCTTTCCCAAGGGAATGTATTCTGCCTTGGCAGGTTTTTGTGATATAG GTGAAAGTCTGGAAGAGACTGTCCGGCGAGAAGTTGCAGAAGAGGTGGGATTGGAGGTGGAAAGGCTGCACTACTCTGCATCCCAGCACTGGCCCTTTCCTAATAGCTCACTCATGATTGCTTGTCATGCAACGGTGAAACCAGGGCAGACAGAG ATCCGGTTGAACTTGAGAGAACtagaagcagctgcctggttcaGGCACGATGAGGTGGCCATAGCCCTGAGGAGAAACAACCCATACACTCAGCAACAGAATGGGGCTTTCCCATTCTGTTTGCCCCCAAAGTTCGCTATTGCCCACCAACTGATTAAGGAGTGGGTGGAAAAACCAATCCGTTTTACCCTGCCTGTTTAG